One stretch of Saprospiraceae bacterium DNA includes these proteins:
- a CDS encoding long-chain fatty acid--CoA ligase encodes MSDKRLFDYLYDQLREHPLERAFGSKKDGEWRYVSTEQMVDWVNRASLGLLRLGLRPGDKVATVVYQTVPEWVALDYAMLQIGVLNVPMYPTISSREYEYILNESEAQYCFVGEGDLYEKVLSAKKKTSGLKEMLTFYDHPEARRWDSILAPADSDFAEVERIKSTIRPDDLATLIYTSGTTGNPKGVMLTHRNIVFNVEALRRLAPIRPGDRILSFLPVSHVYERVGVYAYTAYGGSVSFTGTDNLGGETGDLRAIRPHFFTCVPRLLEKVYERIYAKGLELTGLKRALFFWALGLAEHWDFGHKPQGMTAVKWKIADRLIFSKWREALGGEVRGMTTAASACPMKVLRTFNAAGIRVREGYGLTEASPALTFNAFDDEHTMLGTVGPALEGVEIRIEPSGEYRPGEGEILARSPGIMVGYYKQPEKTAEMIRYIDGERWLVTGDVGMLVDGPGGLKYLKITDRKKELLKTSGGKYVAPTPIESVFKEHRLVEQAMVVGENRKFVSALLIPSAEGLKEWSQKHDIPWTNMPDMIQHPKVLERYQMLVERVNAFFGHVEQVKKFTLLPTQWEPIKTDGSEAELTPTLKLKRRVIMQKFEQEIEGMYQ; translated from the coding sequence ATGTCAGATAAACGTCTTTTCGATTACCTCTACGACCAGTTGCGGGAGCATCCGCTCGAACGCGCTTTCGGCTCCAAGAAGGATGGGGAGTGGCGCTATGTCTCCACCGAACAAATGGTTGATTGGGTCAACCGCGCTAGCCTTGGGCTTTTGCGTTTGGGCTTGCGCCCAGGCGACAAGGTAGCCACGGTGGTCTATCAGACCGTGCCAGAGTGGGTGGCGCTCGACTATGCCATGCTGCAAATAGGCGTGCTCAACGTGCCCATGTACCCGACCATTAGCTCGCGTGAATACGAGTACATTTTGAATGAGTCCGAAGCGCAATACTGTTTTGTGGGCGAGGGGGATTTGTACGAAAAAGTGCTGAGCGCCAAGAAGAAAACATCAGGCTTGAAAGAGATGCTCACTTTCTACGACCATCCAGAGGCAAGGCGCTGGGATTCGATTTTGGCACCTGCCGACAGCGATTTCGCCGAGGTGGAGCGCATCAAATCAACCATCCGTCCTGATGATTTGGCCACGCTGATTTATACTTCTGGCACCACAGGCAACCCGAAAGGCGTGATGTTGACGCACCGAAACATCGTGTTCAACGTGGAGGCGCTTCGCAGGTTGGCCCCTATCAGGCCCGGCGACCGCATCCTTAGTTTTTTGCCCGTCAGCCATGTCTATGAGCGTGTGGGAGTGTATGCCTACACTGCTTATGGCGGGAGCGTGTCGTTCACTGGCACCGACAATTTGGGCGGAGAGACAGGCGATTTGCGGGCCATCCGACCTCACTTTTTCACCTGTGTGCCGCGCTTGTTGGAGAAGGTGTACGAGCGCATCTATGCCAAAGGGCTGGAGCTGACGGGGCTGAAACGGGCGCTCTTTTTCTGGGCGCTGGGGCTTGCGGAGCATTGGGATTTTGGCCACAAACCTCAGGGCATGACGGCCGTCAAGTGGAAAATCGCCGACCGCTTGATATTCTCCAAGTGGCGCGAGGCGCTCGGCGGCGAGGTGCGAGGCATGACCACCGCTGCCAGCGCCTGCCCCATGAAAGTGCTCCGCACATTCAATGCTGCGGGCATTCGGGTAAGAGAAGGGTACGGCTTGACGGAGGCTTCGCCGGCACTGACTTTCAATGCGTTCGACGATGAGCACACCATGTTGGGCACGGTCGGGCCAGCGTTGGAGGGCGTGGAAATCCGCATCGAGCCGAGCGGCGAGTACCGCCCCGGCGAAGGCGAGATTTTGGCCCGAAGCCCCGGCATCATGGTTGGCTATTACAAGCAGCCGGAAAAAACGGCGGAGATGATTCGATACATTGATGGCGAGCGTTGGCTCGTCACTGGCGATGTTGGGATGCTCGTGGACGGGCCGGGTGGACTCAAGTATTTGAAAATCACTGACCGCAAAAAGGAACTACTCAAAACCAGCGGCGGCAAATATGTGGCGCCCACGCCGATTGAATCCGTGTTCAAGGAGCATCGTCTCGTGGAGCAAGCTATGGTGGTGGGCGAAAACCGAAAATTTGTGTCGGCCCTACTCATCCCGTCGGCGGAGGGGCTGAAAGAGTGGAGCCAAAAACACGACATCCCGTGGACCAATATGCCCGACATGATTCAACACCCGAAAGTGCTTGAGCGGTATCAGATGCTCGTGGAGCGCGTCAATGCCTTTTTCGGTCATGTGGAACAAGTAAAAAAATTCACGCTGCTGCCCACTCAATGGGAGCCCATCAAAACCGATGGCTCCGAAGCAGAGCTTACGCCAACCTTGAAACTGAAACGGCGAGTGATTATGCAAAAATTTGAGCAAGAGATTGAGGGAATGTACCAGTAG